A region of Planococcus sp. MSAK28401 DNA encodes the following proteins:
- a CDS encoding enoyl-CoA hydratase-related protein: protein MRLYETIKTELSDGILTLTLNRPEKMNAYTEKMNDELLHFYQNVNGDDAVRVIVVTGAGRAFCAGMDLSDGGSTFASEQSAEEYRDLGGQVSNQVYEVKKPIIAAINGPAVGIGMTMTLPMDIRIVKKDAKIGFVFGRRGIGPEASSGWFLPRIVGIGKALEWTLTGRYIPTAEAVEAGLMQYESEDPLEKAYEIARDIAENTAATSNSFTRQLLWKMLGVDHPHESHLAESKFLHWAGQNADADEGIQSFVDKRKAEFPMKVSELPDFFNGKK, encoded by the coding sequence ATGCGCTTGTACGAAACCATTAAAACCGAATTATCGGACGGGATTCTGACATTGACCTTGAATCGCCCTGAAAAAATGAACGCCTATACAGAAAAAATGAACGACGAGCTGCTTCATTTCTACCAAAACGTTAATGGTGACGATGCTGTGCGCGTCATTGTCGTGACCGGTGCCGGGCGGGCGTTTTGTGCCGGCATGGACTTATCGGACGGCGGCTCGACGTTCGCTTCCGAACAAAGTGCGGAAGAATACCGGGACCTCGGCGGGCAGGTCAGCAACCAAGTTTATGAAGTGAAAAAACCGATCATTGCCGCCATCAACGGCCCTGCAGTCGGCATCGGCATGACCATGACTTTGCCGATGGATATCCGCATCGTCAAAAAAGATGCGAAAATCGGCTTCGTCTTCGGACGCCGCGGCATTGGCCCGGAAGCTTCCTCCGGCTGGTTTTTGCCGCGCATCGTCGGCATCGGAAAAGCACTCGAATGGACACTGACGGGGCGCTACATCCCGACGGCTGAAGCGGTGGAGGCGGGGCTCATGCAATATGAATCGGAAGATCCGCTTGAAAAAGCATATGAAATCGCACGGGACATTGCAGAAAATACCGCCGCCACATCCAATAGCTTTACGCGCCAATTATTATGGAAGATGCTTGGCGTGGATCATCCACATGAGTCGCATCTCGCCGAATCGAAGTTCCTTCACTGGGCCGGGCAAAATGCCGATGCGGATGAAGGCATCCAATCCTTCGTCGATAAGCGCAAAGCAGAGTTTCCCATGAAAGTGAGCGAGCTTCCGGATTTCTTCAACGGAAAAAAATAA